The Procambarus clarkii isolate CNS0578487 chromosome 68, FALCON_Pclarkii_2.0, whole genome shotgun sequence genomic interval CTCATCCTCATTTACTAATTTATCACTCAAAATGGTGTCAAGTCTGTGATAATAACTGGGTTGGCCAGATTTCATGGAATTTCCTGTTGAAATTCGCCATGATTGTAATCAACCACTCCATCAGTTTTCGCTAGCTCCAAGCGGCtcctttttgttttgtttaataaTGTGTGTGTTTAGTAACCTCACTGTTGGTGAACACGAGGGCTGGGACTCTTAGTTCCAGCCCTCGACTCTTAGTTCCAGCCCTCGACTCTTAGTTCCAGCCCTCGACTCTTAGTTCCAGCCCTCGACTCTTAGTTCCAGCCCTCGACTCTTCTCTTGTTGACTGCTATGACCTGTCCTTCGTGGACCAactgctactgctactatttTTCCTTCTACATTTCTCTCCCCCGCCGCGGAGATCCTTCCTTATACAGTCAAATTTTCGATGATTAAAATAGGCAATTATTAGGAGCTTAGTTTTCGACCCGCATATGACCCATTAGCTGTCGTGTCTATGACTCGTGTAGCTTTGATCATCATACTCCTCGCTGAGCCTCCTGCTGTCAGCTCGGAGTCGTCCTCGACCGCCACCACTCTGGACCTATGGATGGTATAACCTCTCCCGCGGGTATTTCCTCGAAGTCCCTGAGTGTGTCTGGCAGCGGCGTTCAGTCCTGATGCGTCTCTTCTGTCCGGGCTCCCGGAGGGCCTCTTGGAACGACTTCGACACCCTTGTGATTCTTGTACATTTGGTTTCTGTAACTTTAGTGACGTGCAGCTGCAGCTCTTGGGCCTTCCCCTGGGAACTCTTTTTTTAACTCGTTGCACCATCCACATCCGTATGCAATTACTCACTGATTCCCAATCGTTTCCCCTTTACGTATTAGTCGGTTATTATCCTTCACTTTTCACGCCCCCCCCCTCTTAGATCTCttacccttccccctctctcacttGCACCCCCCCCCTGTTCCTTCCCCTCATTCCTTCAAACTTTTAATTATATCTCTCCTTCTTTCTCACCCTTtctgcccctcacacacacacacacacacacacacacacacacacacatgtgtgtgtgtgtgtatggagtaTTTCTTCATACATTTCtgtgtatggaggctgactccatacacagtttcaaatgtagatatgacagagcctagtaggctcaggaatctgtacatcatttGACTTgacggtgagaggcgggaccaaagagccagaactcaacccccgcaagtacaattaggtgagtatacacacaccagctggcCATACCACCCAGTTACCATTTGAATAGGTTTTCAGTGCGTTGACGTTTTGCTACGCTTCCTCGCCCAGCTGAACTGCAGAATCTGTGCCGAGTGACGGACACCAGCCTTGACCACCACCTCAGAGACTGAGCCCATCTAAGACACACTAACAATATGtgtataaaccccacattgtttgagttaggtaaacaccatttgtcaaatatagataccgtattgttcttaaaagattcttcccctttcccccccccccactttgcaCGCGAGAGATAACGTAAAGTTTAGAGGTTGGtaaatgttaatcttgtttaataagctgttcacttgagacagttaagcaagtcccagctgtgtctgggtacgaagtgacaagatgaacaacccagcgggtgttcttcctattggggagtgttgtacatgatgTTACGGCACtgtggtcactcacaggatgagtaacgcttccCAGTAAATTTGCCCCATAATTTTGGGCAAAATTAACACATAATCTCTCTCACCCGTTCACTCACCCCTCTCATTcactcctctcactctctcctctcactcatCCACTCTCCAGTATGCGTTTTGACACAGAAGGATCAGTagtcctccacagatctccagtatcagctaatgatactggtaatggctccaaagggccaccacttacgagctattcatgcccgtgccaccttttgggtgcctTTACCTTCATCAATCATGATCAGTAGTGACAATGATGCCAGCAGATAACAGCAGCTGAGAATGAACGTGAAACGGAAATAACGCTTTCCCTCATTTAAAATTTCAAACCCCCGTTAACGGTAACTTGAAGACGACACCTCGCTGAGGCTCCCCGGTACCACGCTTAGAGATCAACTACTCAGCGACATAGATTCAGAGACTGGATCTATGTCGCTGTGTTGAGAGGGTAACAGCTGGGCGGTTTAATCGTGAATACAGAGAAACCACCGGATTACCGGTTTAACGCGAAACATTATTATTAACGCATTGGGCAACTGTCATCATAGTGACTTATGTTCTTTTACGCTTTGCTTCCTCTTCATCTTCCTCGCTAGCCTCATATTTCGTCACCTTCCTGTGGCCGGACAAGGTGCTTGCAACACGCTTGCAACGACCCGTGGATGAACCCCTTGAACATCGTCAAGTCAGTTCCAGGCTGCAGGCGGCCTATGGAGAGCAGGGAGTAACCCACTTTGTTTACCTTCTGTGTGGAGCTGGTCACTCAGGAGCCGACATGCCATTCAGTACGGATGCAGGAGGGAGGAAGCTGCCCCTGGCCGAGGCTGCTTCCTGGAACACAGGAGTGTTCCAGTAAGTGTTCCAGGAAGTGTTCCATCTAGGTGTTTCATCTGTCTCTTTCAGAGGCtactcaaaattcaaattcaaatatttaccctgaataaacatttgaatttgaattttgagtaGCCTCTGAAAGAGACAGATGCCCTAACGGACAatttgtggggggaggggtggtacCCCCTTACCATTAGGGACGGTAAGGGGTACTCCCAGTAGCATAAGGAGTAAAGCGGGGTTTACCCCTTAAGGGACAGGTACCCTGAGGGGAGGAACAGGAACTAATTAATAACGGCGGAACTTAAAATTATGATAACTTTTACTGATATTGAGAATGGTTAAAATTATCGTCTTCGTCATCATTACCTTGATAATTATGgcataaattataataaatacTGTAAATGTAACACTTTCTCCACTCTCTTGTCTCCTTAATagcctactcacattctttcgtaAAAACTGTACGTTTATAACTGTTTTAAATCGCATATAATTCTGGCctttgttatatattttttatatataatatgtttagtttattgttaatgGGATGACTTGTACAGCTGTTCAACGAATTATAGGTtatgggggaggaagggagggagggagggagggagggagggaggagggaggaaggaagggagggagggaggggaggagggggggagagagagggagagagagagagagaggagagagagagagagagagagagagagagagagagagagagagagagagagagagagagagagagagagacagacagacagacagacagacagacagacagacagacagaggggggtgggggaaatgggGAGGGGTAGGAAAAAGAATTTCTCCGCATTCACTGCTTCTTGCCACACACGCGACGGGGAAAATCCCGGCTGTCGTACACACCCTCGAGTTGACGTGCTGAATGTCACTCACGATATCTTATGGCAGCGCTACCGTACATTACCTCCATACGGGTCCTCACGTGGTGGCATGTCCGTACCTGTTCAACTACCGGCAAATAGGTACCCCGgagttagtcgactgttgtgggttacATCCGGTAATTGGTATAGGAGAGACTTTGATCAGCCAAACTACAGGCTTTCCGCCCCCCTGACAATTGGAACTGTGCGATATATGTGGTTTAAAAACGCCTtgtttgcaacctgtcctcttacaaaaaacgtcgcttttcgctcgtaggcgTTACATAAAGGCCagcaattgtcgtactagaaaatgaaagcgactaggcgaaagtgacgtactgtcccgttttctgttttgggtcctctggtaggttaggagaggacaccttaAATTGATTGTTTTCTAGACGTTGGGAAAGCTTAGGAGGACGAGCTGTTGTTGTATGGACCATGCATGGCCTTCCTCGCTCACTCAATCGTATCCCCTATTACTTTACAAGGTAATTTGCCCCCTTTTTTGTAATTTAATTTAACAATTACCAATTTGTAATTTACCAATTACAAGGTAATTGGCACATGAGCCAAGTGATTGGCTCATCTGAATTCCCAGAAACCCAGATAGACGATGACTATAATGGGAAGATGCACGAAAGAAAACGGGGGAATGTAGGAAGGAATAGGTATATAAACACAAAAATATGTTaaatatgaattaataataataatagatttaGACAATTATTAAATCAATGCAGAaaattcaacagcctggttgatcagaccacccACCTGGTCAACCTAGGTCAATCGTggtctggtcagagactgggccgcggggaccttgatcctcggaatcactgCACGATAACCTCAAGGCTGCCTGAATCACTGAAAATAGAACTCATCTTTTTTCCTTCACTAAAGCCTCAGTATCCAGCGATGTAGTGCAGCCCGCCCTCCAAACagcacccaaaagtgattccatccacccgccaaacccccctcccccaagttcaagtatgtttattgagataagaaagaaatacatctcaaatggatagagtagcttaggctatttctaccccccccccccccctaccaacccaCCAACCCCCAACCCCTGCCCAGCTGttgatgaatgaaaaacggtttacacacgactcacaactgttgacgttcgaacacttccggaacaagtgcttcactgacgaattttgttcgaaccacaacgctgtaaatgcttcacccacgtactacaactacaaataatcgccaacagaacctaaacacctaatctaacctatgtcTATATTTGCATAACAttctaatatattatattattaatttatatttgagaaaattttcattttgaatgaacagcatgtacaaaattatgaatgcgtctgtggggtcgaccgctggatgtaacggacttgagtcgaggacgagttGCATATATAATTTAATACCTCACTCTCGGATGTGTTCAGGATGACGCACTCTGATATATCATACGCTCCAGTCCATCCGTCTAAAATGAAAATACCTATATGTACTTTGTATTggtaagtacatatatatatatgtggtgatggaccaccagaaactagacttttgtattactgaatttAGACAAACTGGAAAATGTTGTATATATAcgttgctaataaaacctaacctaactaggcctaatatacgctatctgaggcctaatatagtacgtatatgtactatactaggcctaggcttattaaacaaaatattttaAGTATTGTTTTTACGGAATCTTTATAAAAATGAACAGTACCAAATTCTATCAATtatacagaaaatgtatatatgctggttagcattgtaaatgtgtggccacgtctgtggtagaaaaaaaactacttcaatatatgtacgatgatcACATAGTTACAAATAGTACTGTCTTAACAGGAGGATGAGTTGAGGTGTTAGTTATGTAGTTCTGATGTATTCTAATttattcattttgatttattatcaCCTGTTAATGTATTGTTTAATTCATATTATTAATTTGGGTAATTATATACATTAGGTATAGATTGTATTTGTGGTACTTCTGTGCTGTTGTTGTCCTTTGTTTCTTGtgttgcgtgtatgtgtgtgtttgttattgtgttgcgtgtatgtgtgtgtttgttatttGTGTTGCGTGTGTTGAGTCAGTGTGGCGAGAGCTTGGCGTGTGTGTGTTCTGCGTGCGTTGTGCCTTTTGAATTGCGTATGTTTGTTGTGTGTTTTGCGTACGAGTattgcatgtgttgtgtgtgagtgtttttTTATACATTTGGTGTGTGTACTGCATGAGGTGTGActtaatgagtgtgtgtgtgtgtgtgtgtgtgtgtgtgtgtgtgtgtgtgtgtgtgtgtgtgtgtgtgtgtgtgtgtgtgtgtgtgtgtgtgtgtgtatgaggggtGGGGCCGAGTCTGGGAGTCCCACACACTGATGGCGGCCTTGACGCCGCCTCATAACACCCAGCTGGACTCACTGACGTAATTACACATTACGTCTTCACCTGCTTGTTCCCAGAAACGTACCGTGAACGCATGCACGCACGTTCACACTTCTATGTTCACCCCAGACCTGTTGTGCCTACTGTCCGCGTTCAAACTCCCTTATCTACCGTGTCTGTCTTATCTCCATCAGTCTATCGAGCTCATTGTGAACGCCGCCATCGGTTCCTTGTGTATTAATGTTCCCCCGTCATCCCTCCTTCAGAAGCGCGAGGATGGCTCTCTGGACCTGTcatcagctgctgctgctgctgctagtgacAGCTGTGGGCGTGGCCAGGGCCGGCAGCGACCACAACGCCATCGGCGAAGAGGGGAAGGCTTCCCCTCTCACCCTACAGGAGGACAAGGAGCACCTCGAGGCCGCAGAGGTGGACACGAACCTCACAGTTCCCATCTGCTGCGGGCCTGACCAGATCTTCAACCTCACCGCTATGGGCTGTGAAGTCGCCAGCGACAAGCCTCACATTTCCTTCCATTATGAGGTAAGAATGAGAGACTTGAATGagagggaggagaatgtgggacgAAGGGAGATGGAAAAGGAgaatgaggagggaggaggaggagaggaattaCAGTTAAGCAGTAATACAGAAGATTGTTTTTTTCGACGCATTTGAGATGTTAAACTGACTTGGGGAAGTCTATCATTATCCTCAGACAGTTTTTCGACGAGggttattggtgtgtgtgtgtgtgtgtgtgtgtgtgtgtgtgtgtgtgtgtgtgtgtgtgtgtgtgtgtgtgtgtgtgtgtgtgtgtgtgtgtgtgtgtgttagtctaACAACAATAAACAAAACTGTTCTCACAATTTTACCTCTCCAGAAGGTCACAGTTAAAGATCAAGGGCGCAGCAAATAGGCATAGAACCAgtcacagtggtggagagtgtgtgcggCTCTTGGTTCACGATGGCGGAGCCCTTAATGAACAcacgtctctctctccctcatactTTCTGACCGACAAACAATCCTGTGTACATCTCAGCAAGTTACAGTTCCACTCATAATATTACAGGATGGACGGCCCGTCGAGTACCAGTTTGCATACAACGTGCGAATTGGCTTCCCTAACTGCACATCCTACAGCCTACAGCCGCAGGTTGAGCCCGAGGACTCCTTCCACCTTCTGCCGGATGGTAAGTGCCTTCGGGAAGCATCAAACGCTGTTTTGTCATTAGATTAACTTAGTAtggctggggagccggtcggccgagcggacagcacgctggacttgtgatcctgtggtcctgggttcgatcccaggcgccggcgagaaacaatgggcagagtttctttcaccctatgcccctgttacctagcagtaaaataggtacctgggtgttagtcagctgtcacgggctgcttcctaggggtggaggcctggtcgaggaccgggccgcggggacactaaagccccgaaatcatctcaagataacctcaagatagcctcctTTGGCAGTATAGTTATGCAAGTCACTGAGGTTTATTGTGTGGTGTAGGTTAATGGGACAATGACGGCTCAATGGAAGGGCAAGTGTCGAGTTTGTTTACCAATATCAGCTGATCATGTCATCACCATCAGCTGTCTCACTCAAAACAAAATAATAGTAAATAGCAATCAGTCGATACGAAACGTGACGTTCTTGTGCGTCCCCAACAGGACAGCTGCTGGTTCCTTCGAGCGACAACCGCAGACTACCCGGCGATCAGTTTTGTCTGCTGGCGACTGACGACCAGATGGAGGCCATTGTCTGCTTCCCGGAAATGGTGAGAACGGTGAGCAATCATCTTTATTGTTTTTGTTATAGGGCGAGTCTTTACGTAAGCTATTATGGATATCTTCAGAAACAAAAGAACGAATAAAGACATTGTGAAACTCTTGATTCGTCACATTAGGAGGTGTAAAAGTCTATGAACATTACATTACATTCAGTAGTGTAATGTTGAAGATCAtggcccagttcctgctcacagagcttgcacctggagtgctcaggattgggagatccgtcacctgtagccacctgccacaggtaacggtaacccaacctgatcctggcaaccactgtgtcgcacaatctggtccacgttttgtgctgtccatagatataGGTATCAATTCAAAACGTATCATAATTTTTTATACTGATTCTTTCCGGTACTGTTGTTTGTGATTTGTTATACAATAGTGTATAGTGTTTGTGTTTGTGATTTCTTATACCTGAGTGTTTGGAGTAATATAGTTTTGACGAGAACGATGGAGTGCCTAGGCCTAtttcagttttatatttgttAATTGTTAATTTAGatgttatgttgtgtgttgttaCGATGAGCTGTGTGTCGATAATATCCACATAAGAGATATTCTGAACTATTCTGCGCAGCGAGTAGGATATTTATGAACGCATTCTTGATCAAACTACTAAGTGTCCCGCACGGCCATATTTCAGACAACTAATTCAAACTGAGCCACTCTACATGTTGATACAGCAGGTACAGCCTTCCTTACAAGTACAGGAACACATTACACTAACACTATAGTACCATAGAGGCACCAGTTGTGCTCACCTTGTTCTTTGATaaacatttttgccaatattttggCAATTGTTTTGTTAGCTGTGTACAGTAGGcttttctgcctctccctttctctccctccctccgtcctctctctctcttatctctctctctctccctctctctccctccctctctctctttctctccctctctcacaaatTTGTTCAAGAAGAAAAGCAAACGCATAAGGCTTATCAACCCATgcggaggcagcttctatttatgtcCATGCAAACTCGTGCATGAATACCAAGCATGCCTAACCTATCCTAGAAGCAATCCAACCATCCCAAGTATTATTGTGTTATCAGGTAATCTGCTCCATAAATACACCACcgagtttccaaaccagtatttacccaggtcttttctgaaTTTAAACGTAGCCATTGTTGTGTGTTCTATTTTGTGCCGATGTATttaaattcttatatatatatatatatatatatatatatatatatatatatatatatatatattgtgctttattatgcatttgatggttacaagatatacatgggttgatacaaaaataataatgcaaaaaggtgcttaaaggttatggatctcttgaagaacacaacaatgggaaacattgatgaatgtcacagacgggttcgatcattgttgcaagtcaaacacttcttcgaattcctctgaagttggactagtgcccaagacgcaacagtcatttcccctctgaatcgcaacactgaggcgctggaacaagaaactttttgctctctggtcttttgtagcgctgatcaatttgtcccccaattccttcaggaacttcaatacacattttccccacgaaccgagggtctccgagccgatcggaacaaagctatatattatatatatatatatatatatatattatatatatatatattatatatatatatatattatatatatattatatatatatatatatatatatatatatatatatatatatatatatatatatatatatatatatatatatatatatatatatgtcgtacctagtagccagaacgcacttctcagcctactatgcaaggcccgatttgcctaataagccaagttttcatgaattaattgtttttcgactacctaacctacctgacctaacctaacatagctttttcggctacctaacctaacctaacccataaagataggttaggttaggttaggtagggttggttaggttcggtcatatatctacgttaattttaactccaataaaaaaaaattgacctcatacataatcaaatgggtagctttatcatttcataagaaaaaaaaattagaaaatataataattcaggaaaacttggcttgttaggcaaatcgggccctgaattgtaggctgagaagttcgttctggctactaggtacgacattatatatatatatatttatatatatatatttatatatatatatatatatatatatatatatatatatatatatatatatatatatatatatattatatatatatatatatatatatatatatatatataatgtcctcTTTATTCAATCCattttagatagtagtttttgtacTATGTGTACCATAGTACATAGTAGTATGGTACTCTGTGTGCCATGGTACAAAGATTGCCGTACTAAGCAATAAGACAGTAAAACTTTGTACTTTTCACTTTATAGAGTcggaaaaaatgaagctaaaaaacaaacttaaatattcctaggcttagtatagcacacatatgtactatattaggcctcagatatcgtgtatcagACCCTTAGTAAAACCCTGTCGTGAACCCTTCATTAATCTATATTCTTCAAGATGTAAATGAATGGCTTTTACGATTCTCAGTTAAACAAAAATCCTACAATTGGACGAAAGTTCAACGCAAGTGATCTGTCTCCCTTCACAGAACTCGGCACCACGTTTGCCACCTTCCACGATTCCAGTACTCTGCTGGACTCTGATGATTTAGTTAATATACCAGTTCCTTAGAGTTAATATACCAGTTCCTTAGAGTTAATATACCAGTTCCTTAGAGTTAATATACCAGTTCCTTAGAGTTAATATACCAGTTCCTTAGAGTTAATATACCAGTTCCTTAGAGTTAATATACCAGTTCCTTAGAGTTAATATACCAGTTCCTTAGAGTTAATACACTAAGTTCCTCTTGACATTGTTTAAGAGCGCTCACAAACATGTCATCTGGCCCCCTGGAGATATTATGGacattaaattattatttaataaagtcCTCCCTGATAAACACAACCCATGCTCCAAAGATGGCAGCACTTctagtaactatttggtcgacCGAACACACAGGGACTCCTGCAGCCAACAATGTTCACGCTTTATACAATTCATTTTGTAGAGGGCGTGAAAATAAAAGAAATGCAACATAAACACTCTAAGGTCTAGTATAGCACGCACATGTGCTATACGAGGCCTAAGATGGCATATATTAGGACTACATGACCAGGTTATGGCCTTTATTTACTTTTCTATTTTCTTAGTGTGCCATTTTGGTTAATTCCTTctgttggtctggtctggtccgaaaaagttcacaacagtccatttttgtacaTTTGACCAATTCAACGCGTCCTCCTCACCACCTACATAGATTTGTTCAACCGCAGGCATATTGTCTTCGCTAGTAAAACCATAGACTAAGTactcattacaaatacagctcatTAGTGTGTCATTATCAGTTACCTGACCTTCCTCAGTTCTCAAGCGCCCCGACATCTCCTAATCTTTGATATATCTGAAGAAACCCGCTTCACCACTCCATCTTCTGGCTGCTGCagttacctcctctctctctctctccccggctCACTCTTCCCTTCTTAACCACACGCTTGCTTTCCACCACAcaatcctgcttgtcttttgctcTTGGTTCTTAGTCATAAAAGTGTTGTACATCTCCTGAGGAGCGCCTCCACACTAACGCCTCTACTCATCACCAGAAGGAGTCGAGCTTCGACCGGGTGGTGTACCAGACCCTCTATCCTGTGGGACTGATCATCTCGGCGATATTCCTGATTGTGACGCTCTTCGTGTACTGCATGGTGGTGGAGCTCCGGGACCTGCTGGGGCGCTGCCTCATGTGCAGCATCCTTGCTCTCTGCATCGCCCAGGTCTCCACCGTCATCGTCCAGATGgccaccctcgtcctccccaccaccgcCTGCGTCTTCATGGGTGAGTGTCAGGGTGACGGTGTCGGCCTCACAGGTTAGCGTGCCAAGATGCGTGGGTCCAGGTACTCCAGTTATATATTATAGACCGCCTCTGGTTTGGTCTATTTAAAACGAGTATTTCGATCTATGTTTTACACATTTAATAACCCGTCCTCATATACAATggctaaatgctcgttaatctaaCTGCCAAAGTGATGAATGGAAATTTGAATTTATTAATTAAAGTTATGAGTGAAAAACACTTTATACATTACTCACAACCGATTATGTTCAAAGTTTTCTTGAATAAATTTCGCTCTTTTCCTGTGCTTGGCCCGCGCctctcccgaccgtccaagtggctgggcaccattcctttcccccgtcccatcccaaatccttatcccttcccagtgcaatatagtcgtaatggcttggcgctttctccctgatagttcccttccccctgCGGGGACGGGCGGTGCTTGGGCGAGCACAGCTTGACGACGGGTCGTTAACAACAAGAAGCTTAAAATCACCTTGTTCAGGCTGTAAAGAAATTGGTGCGCTTCGAGGTCTAGGTTTCAAAGCTTCGTGATTCAAGTCTGAATCGTTACACCACTTACATGCATGCAATGAACAGTTATCAAAGCTAATCACGTAGTTGCGTTACGGAAGTCCACTAACAAGAGCAAACAATGTTCTACAAGACCAAGACAATTGAGTAGAAAATTAGAGAGTTTCATGTTGAACCTTGAGACTGTATCGTGTACACCAAGCAATTGTATCATGTAATCCCTTGCGATAATTTAAggctaattattaataactagaCACAAATgagatagaaaaagagaaagctttATAGATAATCACTTGTGAAGCGTGCTAGTTAGTGAAGTATTTGAACCCGAGGCTCTGGGGTGCATGTACCGTGGCTAGGTACACGGGGATTGATCATGTACCGTGACTAGGTACACGCGGATTGATCGTGTACTGTGACCAGGTACACGGGGATTGGTCGTGTACTGTGA includes:
- the LOC123774760 gene encoding G-protein coupled receptor Mth2 isoform X1, which gives rise to MALWTCHQLLLLLLVTAVGVARAGSDHNAIGEEGKASPLTLQEDKEHLEAAEVDTNLTVPICCGPDQIFNLTAMGCEVASDKPHISFHYEDGRPVEYQFAYNVRIGFPNCTSYSLQPQVEPEDSFHLLPDGQLLVPSSDNRRLPGDQFCLLATDDQMEAIVCFPEMVRTKESSFDRVVYQTLYPVGLIISAIFLIVTLFVYCMVVELRDLLGRCLMCSILALCIAQVSTVIVQMATLVLPTTACVFMAVMMHFWYLAAFLWLNVICFNVFLTIWWKSETYGKISKWFPIFSAYGWGVALLITSLAVARDFSEGLDQSGLPKPNFGQARCWFSGDDALIIFFYGPTSVVLGINVLLFCASAYKLCSLNKSSDARLFQFSLYLKLFVLMGVTWIFEVISYFVQRKTKDPKTNYVWLVFDMINIMQGLIIFLVFVCRRAVLIRVSEVFCGVSYTKKKFPSYYQNTDADLPSNEIKHSVI
- the LOC123774760 gene encoding G-protein coupled receptor Mth2 isoform X3, with the translated sequence MALWTCHQLLLLLLVTAVGVARAGSDHNAIGEEGKASPLTLQEDKEHLEAAEVDTNLTVPICCGPDQIFNLTAMGCEVASDKPHISFHYEDGRPVEYQFAYNVRIGFPNCTSYSLQPQVEPEDSFHLLPDGQLLVPSSDNRRLPGDQFCLLATDDQMEAIVCFPEMKESSFDRVVYQTLYPVGLIISAIFLIVTLFVYCMVVELRDLLGRCLMCSILALCIAQVSTVIVQMATLVLPTTACVFMAVMMHFWYLAAFLWLNVICFNVFLTIWWKSETYGKISKWFPIFSAYGWGVALLITSLAVARDFSEGLDQSGLPKPNFGQARCWFSGDDALIIFFYGPTSVVLGINVLLFCASAYKLCSLNKSSDARLFQFSLYLKLFVLMGVTWIFEVISYFVQRKTKDPKTNYVWLVFDMINIMQGLIIFLVFVCRRAVLIRVSEVFCGVSYTKKKFPSYYQNTDADLPSNEIKHSVI
- the LOC123774760 gene encoding G-protein coupled receptor Mth2 isoform X4; protein product: MALWTCHQLLLLLLVTAVGVARAGSDHNAIGEEGKASPLTLQEDKEHLEAAEVDTNLTVPICCGPDQIFNLTAMGCEVASDKPHISFHYEDGRPVEYQFAYNVRIGFPNCTSYSLQPQVEPEDSFHLLPDGQLLVPSSDNRRLPGDQFCLLATDDQMEAIVCFPEMESSFDRVVYQTLYPVGLIISAIFLIVTLFVYCMVVELRDLLGRCLMCSILALCIAQVSTVIVQMATLVLPTTACVFMAVMMHFWYLAAFLWLNVICFNVFLTIWWKSETYGKISKWFPIFSAYGWGVALLITSLAVARDFSEGLDQSGLPKPNFGQARCWFSGDDALIIFFYGPTSVVLGINVLLFCASAYKLCSLNKSSDARLFQFSLYLKLFVLMGVTWIFEVISYFVQRKTKDPKTNYVWLVFDMINIMQGLIIFLVFVCRRAVLIRVSEVFCGVSYTKKKFPSYYQNTDADLPSNEIKHSVI
- the LOC123774760 gene encoding G-protein coupled receptor Mth2 isoform X2, whose product is MALWTCHQLLLLLLVTAVGVARAGSDHNAIGEEGKASPLTLQEDKEHLEAAEVDTNLTVPICCGPDQIFNLTAMGCEVASDKPHISFHYEDGRPVEYQFAYNVRIGFPNCTSYSLQPQVEPEDSFHLLPDGQLLVPSSDNRRLPGDQFCLLATDDQMEAIVCFPEMVRTESSFDRVVYQTLYPVGLIISAIFLIVTLFVYCMVVELRDLLGRCLMCSILALCIAQVSTVIVQMATLVLPTTACVFMAVMMHFWYLAAFLWLNVICFNVFLTIWWKSETYGKISKWFPIFSAYGWGVALLITSLAVARDFSEGLDQSGLPKPNFGQARCWFSGDDALIIFFYGPTSVVLGINVLLFCASAYKLCSLNKSSDARLFQFSLYLKLFVLMGVTWIFEVISYFVQRKTKDPKTNYVWLVFDMINIMQGLIIFLVFVCRRAVLIRVSEVFCGVSYTKKKFPSYYQNTDADLPSNEIKHSVI